Proteins encoded by one window of Phytohabitans houttuyneae:
- a CDS encoding TIR-like protein FxsC, with the protein MSSSNRAASTRRVDPGPYFFLSYAHSPPGVQVPTGAHTPQDPWVHTFFRDLVEAVEHRALPRVGMRPGFIDQEVEPGSDWNATLTDALGSAEVFVPLYSPMYFKNPWPMKERAAFRRRLVAATLRAPGDRIIPVLWIPFRSWDVPPEVQGALALGEDVPDYAENGLRALCMLSYYRDQYLQVVKRLADRIVSAVRDSELTPTSDLVLERFPAPHVAPKFVASVLASTDRHPSTAHAPGIYGATSKAWRPFGEEQVLPAAEYVASTAERLGLLPTRIADFAGSEELFRAYPTVLLIDPLTLDGDGGEDVLRAVAKTLPAWVRPLVVIDEAAPDSTRADRLAAEAVDMLVRAGVAKPARVSQLREFVDIMPSLVTEARRQFLKHGPVSPPPGESGARFRLTDTENPPTTSAGTSNDE; encoded by the coding sequence ATGAGCTCGTCCAATCGTGCGGCTTCGACGCGGCGGGTCGACCCGGGGCCATATTTCTTCCTCAGCTATGCACATTCTCCCCCCGGTGTTCAGGTGCCGACCGGCGCCCATACGCCGCAGGACCCCTGGGTGCACACATTCTTCCGCGACCTTGTCGAAGCCGTCGAACATCGTGCTTTACCGAGGGTCGGCATGCGACCGGGATTCATTGACCAGGAGGTGGAGCCCGGCTCCGACTGGAATGCTACGCTGACGGATGCCTTGGGCTCCGCTGAGGTGTTTGTGCCGCTGTACTCGCCGATGTACTTCAAAAATCCCTGGCCGATGAAGGAGCGCGCGGCCTTTCGGCGGCGTCTGGTCGCGGCGACCTTGCGCGCACCCGGAGATCGCATCATTCCTGTGCTGTGGATTCCGTTCCGCTCCTGGGACGTGCCGCCTGAGGTCCAGGGCGCGCTGGCGCTGGGCGAGGACGTGCCTGACTACGCGGAAAACGGACTGCGAGCCCTCTGCATGCTCAGCTACTACCGAGACCAGTACCTACAGGTGGTAAAACGGCTCGCCGACCGCATCGTGTCAGCGGTCCGGGATTCAGAGTTGACGCCGACGTCCGACCTGGTCCTCGAGCGTTTCCCCGCACCTCACGTCGCGCCGAAGTTCGTCGCGTCCGTGCTCGCCTCGACCGACCGCCACCCTTCGACGGCACACGCCCCGGGCATCTATGGTGCGACCAGCAAGGCGTGGCGGCCCTTCGGCGAGGAGCAGGTGCTGCCCGCCGCGGAGTACGTGGCCAGCACCGCTGAGCGCCTCGGGCTCCTCCCCACCAGGATCGCCGACTTCGCCGGCTCGGAGGAGCTCTTCCGGGCGTATCCGACGGTGCTTCTGATCGACCCGTTGACGCTGGACGGAGATGGCGGGGAAGACGTTCTGCGCGCGGTCGCGAAGACCCTTCCGGCTTGGGTTCGCCCTCTGGTGGTGATCGACGAGGCCGCGCCGGACTCCACGCGTGCCGACCGCCTTGCCGCCGAAGCGGTGGATATGCTCGTGCGCGCCGGTGTCGCGAAACCGGCCCGGGTAAGTCAGCTGCGGGAGTTCGTAGACATCATGCCGAGCTTGGTCACCGAGGCTCGGCGTCAGTTCTTGAAGCATGGACCCGTTTCGCCACCCCCTGGTGAGTCCGGAGCGCGTTTCCGTCTCACCGACACGGAGAATCCGCCGACTACTAGTGCTGGGACGAGTAACGATGAGTGA
- a CDS encoding TIR-like protein FxsC → MIDKEPDVDRPAPLFFVSYAHTRSSHLIGTFFEDLSGHVQELIGRIPGDDPGFLDRSMAGGRRWAPELLRAVATCQVFIPLLSASLFESAWCGYEWYAFSRRQVLNRRSGRPDMETAIVPVIWVPHGTKSEPAVVGQIQRFSPSGLPEEVVKKYQLEGIYGLSFVDTNAYRAVVWKLAQRVVGLHLSHYVERAPIPDETQLRNAFTEESG, encoded by the coding sequence GTGATCGACAAAGAGCCTGATGTCGACCGACCCGCGCCCTTATTCTTTGTCAGCTATGCGCATACGCGCTCGTCCCACTTGATCGGCACCTTCTTTGAGGATCTTTCCGGTCACGTCCAGGAATTGATCGGTCGCATCCCCGGCGATGATCCGGGCTTTTTGGACAGATCGATGGCGGGTGGTCGACGGTGGGCGCCCGAGCTCCTGCGTGCGGTGGCCACCTGCCAGGTCTTCATTCCTTTGCTCTCCGCGTCGTTGTTCGAGAGCGCCTGGTGTGGATACGAATGGTACGCCTTCTCTCGGCGACAAGTGCTCAACAGGCGTAGTGGCCGGCCCGATATGGAGACCGCGATAGTGCCGGTGATCTGGGTCCCGCATGGCACCAAGAGTGAGCCGGCGGTGGTCGGACAAATTCAACGGTTCTCGCCGAGCGGCCTGCCCGAGGAGGTCGTCAAGAAGTATCAACTTGAAGGCATCTATGGCCTGAGCTTCGTGGATACAAATGCATATCGAGCGGTGGTTTGGAAACTGGCGCAGCGCGTGGTCGGCCTCCATCTGTCACATTATGTGGAACGTGCTCCGATCCCCGACGAAACCCAGCTCCGCAATGCGTTTACGGAGGAAAGCGGATGA